A genomic region of Granulicella cerasi contains the following coding sequences:
- the kdpB gene encoding potassium-transporting ATPase subunit KdpB produces the protein MPTQAKRRSLFDSKIVRRASVDALTKLNPRLMMKNPVMFVVELGSVLTTVLLFLNRATRHGHFKFDLQITLWLWFTVLFANFAEAMAEGRGKAQADALRQAKSETTAYLLSKTGSVEEVPSSKLRVGDLVRVLAGQMIPGDGEVIEGVASVDESAITGESAPVIREAGGDRSAVTGGTRVLSDVITVRVTSNPGETFLDRMIALVEGAERQKTPNEIALNILLSGLTIIFLLAVVTLQPFALYSGAPQTIFVLISLLVCLIPTTIGGLLSAIGIAGMDRLVQHNVLATSGRAVEAAGDVNTLLLDKTGTITIGNRQAAEFIAAPGVFPAKLADAAQLSSLSDETPEGRSIVVLAKEAYNLRGRELASLNAEFIPFSATTRMSGIETDGRSIRKGAVDAISRYLQEHGNTLPGEVRAAVEEVARKGGTPLVVAENGRALGVVYLKDVVKGGMKERFDQLRSMGIRTVMITGDNPLTAAAIAREAGVDDFLAEAKPKDKMDLIKREQAEGKLVAMTGDGTNDAPALAQADVGVAMNSGTQAAKEAGNMVDLDSNPTKLIEIVAIGKQLLMTRGALTTFSISNDVAKYFAIIPAMFAGVFPVLNALNIMHLHNAESAVLSAVIFNALVIIGLIPLALRGVAYKPMSAAAMLQRNLLVYGLGGIIVPFIGIKVIDLAVTALHLA, from the coding sequence ATGCCTACACAAGCAAAACGTCGCTCGCTGTTCGATAGCAAGATCGTTCGTCGAGCGAGCGTGGATGCGCTCACCAAGTTGAATCCTCGCTTGATGATGAAGAATCCGGTAATGTTCGTCGTTGAACTCGGCAGCGTGCTGACCACCGTGCTGCTGTTCTTGAACCGGGCGACGCGTCACGGCCACTTCAAGTTTGATCTTCAGATCACGCTATGGCTCTGGTTCACCGTGCTCTTTGCGAACTTCGCCGAAGCTATGGCGGAAGGTCGCGGCAAAGCCCAAGCCGACGCCCTACGTCAAGCGAAGTCGGAAACAACCGCGTACCTCCTCAGCAAAACGGGGAGCGTCGAGGAAGTTCCATCATCGAAGCTTCGGGTGGGTGACCTCGTGCGTGTACTTGCGGGCCAGATGATTCCTGGCGATGGCGAAGTGATCGAAGGTGTGGCGTCGGTGGATGAGTCCGCGATTACCGGCGAATCTGCCCCGGTAATTCGTGAAGCCGGTGGAGATCGCTCAGCAGTGACCGGAGGCACGCGCGTCCTATCGGATGTCATCACCGTACGCGTGACTTCGAACCCGGGCGAGACCTTTCTCGATCGCATGATTGCACTCGTCGAAGGCGCAGAGCGGCAGAAGACACCGAACGAGATCGCCCTGAACATCCTTCTCTCAGGGCTCACGATCATCTTCCTGTTAGCTGTCGTAACGTTGCAGCCGTTCGCGCTGTACTCAGGAGCACCGCAGACGATCTTCGTGCTGATCTCGCTACTTGTCTGTCTCATCCCTACAACGATCGGCGGGTTGCTATCAGCTATCGGCATCGCAGGCATGGACCGTCTCGTGCAACATAATGTCCTCGCAACCTCTGGCCGTGCCGTGGAAGCTGCGGGCGACGTCAACACTCTGCTGCTCGATAAGACCGGCACCATCACAATTGGCAACAGGCAGGCAGCAGAGTTCATCGCCGCACCGGGTGTATTTCCCGCCAAACTGGCAGATGCAGCGCAGCTTTCCTCACTCTCCGACGAAACGCCCGAAGGTCGCTCCATCGTGGTGCTCGCGAAGGAAGCCTACAACCTCCGTGGTCGCGAGCTGGCGTCACTCAACGCGGAGTTCATCCCGTTCTCTGCGACCACTCGAATGAGCGGCATCGAGACCGATGGTCGAAGCATCCGCAAAGGCGCCGTGGATGCGATCTCTCGGTATCTCCAGGAGCACGGCAACACGCTTCCCGGTGAAGTGCGTGCAGCCGTAGAAGAGGTTGCCCGCAAAGGCGGCACACCGTTAGTGGTCGCGGAGAACGGCCGCGCACTGGGCGTGGTCTACCTCAAAGATGTCGTTAAGGGCGGCATGAAGGAACGCTTTGACCAGCTTCGGTCGATGGGCATCCGTACCGTGATGATCACCGGCGACAATCCGCTTACCGCAGCGGCAATCGCTCGCGAAGCCGGCGTCGACGACTTCCTCGCCGAAGCCAAGCCCAAGGACAAGATGGACCTTATCAAGCGCGAACAGGCGGAGGGCAAGCTCGTGGCCATGACCGGCGACGGCACCAACGATGCCCCCGCGCTTGCACAGGCGGATGTTGGAGTTGCAATGAACTCGGGTACACAGGCCGCGAAAGAAGCGGGCAACATGGTCGATCTCGACTCCAACCCCACCAAGTTGATTGAGATCGTCGCGATCGGCAAACAGCTGTTGATGACACGAGGAGCATTGACGACATTCAGCATCTCCAACGACGTGGCGAAGTACTTCGCGATCATCCCCGCCATGTTCGCTGGTGTCTTTCCGGTGTTGAACGCCCTGAACATCATGCATCTCCACAACGCTGAGTCTGCGGTACTTTCCGCAGTCATCTTCAACGCCCTCGTCATCATTGGGTTGATCCCGCTCGCTCTGCGTGGGGTTGCGTACAAACCCATGTCCGCGGCAGCGATGCTTCAACGCAATCTGCTCGTATATGGCCTAGGCGGCATCATCGTACCTTTCATTGGCATCAAGGTCATCGACCTTGCAGTGACAGCCCTGCACCTGGCTTAG
- the kdpC gene encoding potassium-transporting ATPase subunit KdpC → MKKQIITATLYTLVTAVLLGIVYPVVITGIAQLTMHQKANGQLITQNDIMVGSALIGQPFTGVGYFHSRPSAAGTGYDATSSAGSNLGPTSKALADRVAASAEIKSSGAPVPVDLVTTSGSGLDPDISPAAALYQVPRISQERHIASARVEQLVYQNVTPRQFGLLGEPRVNVLHLNLALDHLSAANARP, encoded by the coding sequence ATGAAGAAGCAAATCATAACAGCAACGCTCTACACCCTCGTCACCGCAGTGCTGCTGGGTATCGTTTACCCCGTCGTCATCACGGGCATCGCGCAGTTGACGATGCACCAGAAGGCGAACGGACAGCTCATCACTCAAAACGACATCATGGTTGGCTCAGCGCTCATTGGTCAGCCGTTTACAGGGGTCGGCTACTTTCATAGCCGCCCTTCGGCAGCGGGGACAGGGTATGACGCTACATCATCTGCTGGCTCAAATCTTGGCCCCACGAGCAAGGCTCTCGCCGACAGAGTGGCCGCCAGCGCTGAAATCAAGAGTAGTGGTGCCCCTGTTCCGGTGGACCTCGTGACGACCTCGGGCTCGGGCTTGGATCCGGATATCTCGCCAGCTGCCGCACTCTATCAAGTACCTCGCATCTCGCAGGAGCGGCACATCGCCAGCGCGCGAGTGGAACAGCTGGTCTACCAGAACGTGACACCACGTCAGTTCGGTCTGCTCGGCGAGCCGCGCGTGAATGTGCTTCATCTGAACCTTGCCCTGGACCATCTCTCGGCGGCTAACGCCAGACCTTAG
- a CDS encoding porin: MKTLTLGERQRARLLILMLFAAAVSASAQTGAPSTQNDKQGFLERFVSFYRTDWSGVSPSGPGAPRRGVPSPLNSPPFPSADWSYGGSPTIGESDGNVYPLQTAINGARTRTKVYGWIEPTANLSTSRDRNYPETNDIYSNRVELGQAVVYVERLPDSVQRDHIDWGFHLTGFFGTDYRSTTNKGYFSSQLLDHNRQYGFDPVLEYVDIYFPHVGRGMNLRVGRYISIPGIEAQLTPNNYMFSHSLLYAVDPFTDTGALATIQLNDRWTVQAGVSAGHDVAPWTTDAKPAFTGCVSYTTQSVNDNFYLCANGINDGKYAFNNLQMYDATWYHKIGSTWHLATEVYSMSQRDVPSINGSIVPEKGTNGANCRLGLQRCFAPEWAAVNYVNKQLSPHDFISLRTDFLNDKKGQRTGHATKYSEETLMWSHWIGTTVQIRPELRFDHAWDRRAYDNGTRTNQFTVASDVVFHF; this comes from the coding sequence ATGAAGACACTGACCCTCGGCGAACGACAACGCGCGAGATTGCTCATCCTGATGCTCTTCGCTGCGGCGGTCTCAGCGTCGGCACAGACAGGCGCGCCTTCCACACAGAACGACAAACAAGGGTTTCTGGAGCGCTTCGTTAGCTTTTATCGAACAGACTGGAGTGGAGTTTCGCCCTCCGGTCCGGGAGCGCCGCGACGTGGTGTTCCCTCACCGCTGAACTCCCCGCCCTTCCCCAGTGCCGACTGGTCCTACGGCGGCTCGCCGACGATTGGCGAATCGGACGGCAACGTCTATCCGTTACAAACAGCCATCAACGGTGCACGAACTCGAACCAAGGTGTACGGCTGGATCGAGCCGACAGCGAACCTCTCTACCTCGCGAGACCGAAACTATCCCGAGACGAATGACATCTACTCAAATCGCGTAGAGCTGGGCCAGGCGGTGGTGTACGTAGAGCGCTTGCCCGACTCGGTGCAACGTGACCACATCGACTGGGGTTTCCACCTCACCGGTTTCTTCGGCACCGACTATCGCTCCACAACCAATAAAGGTTACTTCAGCAGCCAGCTTCTCGATCACAATCGCCAGTACGGCTTCGACCCGGTGCTCGAGTACGTCGATATCTACTTCCCACATGTGGGCCGAGGAATGAATCTTCGCGTGGGACGCTACATTTCGATTCCCGGCATTGAAGCGCAGCTCACGCCGAACAACTACATGTTCAGCCACTCGCTACTCTATGCCGTTGATCCGTTCACCGATACAGGTGCTCTCGCGACGATTCAACTCAACGACCGATGGACCGTGCAGGCCGGAGTATCGGCTGGGCACGATGTTGCCCCGTGGACTACAGATGCGAAGCCCGCGTTCACAGGCTGTGTGAGCTATACCACTCAGAGCGTGAATGATAATTTCTATCTTTGCGCGAACGGCATCAACGATGGCAAGTACGCCTTCAACAATCTCCAGATGTATGACGCCACCTGGTATCACAAGATCGGAAGCACCTGGCATCTGGCGACAGAGGTCTACTCGATGTCGCAGCGTGATGTCCCCAGCATCAACGGTTCGATCGTCCCGGAAAAAGGAACCAACGGCGCCAACTGCAGGCTGGGCTTGCAGCGGTGCTTCGCTCCTGAGTGGGCGGCGGTCAACTACGTGAACAAGCAGCTATCGCCACATGATTTCATTTCTTTGCGAACGGATTTTTTGAATGACAAGAAGGGCCAACGCACAGGGCACGCCACCAAATACAGCGAAGAGACACTGATGTGGAGCCATTGGATCGGTACCACCGTGCAGATCCGCCCAGAGCTTCGGTTCGACCACGCGTGGGACAGGCGGGCCTATGACAACGGCACGCGAACCAATCAATTCACCGTGGCCTCGGATGTCGTCTTTCATTTTTAG
- the kdpA gene encoding potassium-transporting ATPase subunit KdpA — MTLNGWLQIIFFIVVVLLAAKPMGSYMTAVFERRRTHLDPVLGPCERLLYRLTGVDPEEEMRWTQYTVAMLLFSAATLALTYIVERIQQWLPLNPQHLANVESALALNTAISFTTNTNWQSYTPESTMSYLTQMLGLATHNFWSAAVGLALAIAFVRGIARRETKTLGNFWVDLTRGILWVLAPISIVLALALVSQGVVQNFRPYDRAKLVETQKATAADGKITAITTQTIAQGPVASQEAIKMLGTNGGGFFNANSAHPFENPTPLSNFLQMLAIFLLPAGLCITLGQMVGSPKHGWAVLAAMVVLWFAGTFTCYWAESHATPALRGTDARASLTQSGGNMEGKEVRFGIANSALFATVTTDASCGAVNSMHDSFTPLGGMVPMVNILLGEVVFGGVGAGLYGMLVFVVMAVFIAGLMVGRTPEYLGKKVEAFDVQMAMLYLLIFPMLILGFSAITVLMPNLGLSSLANHGPHGLSEIMYAYTSATGNNGSAFAGLNANTHWFNYSLGIAMFFGRFMMIVPMMAIAGSLAAKKSVPASAGTFPVTTSLFTMLLIGVILIVGALTFFPALSLGPVLEHLLMRAGQSF; from the coding sequence ATGACACTCAATGGTTGGCTGCAAATTATCTTCTTCATCGTGGTCGTGCTCCTGGCAGCGAAGCCGATGGGAAGCTACATGACGGCGGTCTTCGAACGACGCCGCACACACCTTGATCCAGTGTTGGGCCCTTGCGAACGACTGCTCTATCGTCTCACCGGCGTCGACCCTGAGGAGGAGATGCGGTGGACGCAATACACGGTCGCGATGCTGCTCTTCAGCGCAGCGACGCTCGCCCTCACTTATATCGTTGAACGCATCCAGCAGTGGTTGCCACTGAACCCGCAACACCTGGCTAACGTCGAGTCAGCACTGGCACTCAACACCGCGATCTCGTTCACGACGAATACGAACTGGCAGAGTTACACGCCCGAGAGCACTATGAGCTATCTCACCCAGATGCTCGGGCTGGCTACACATAACTTCTGGTCCGCAGCCGTAGGGCTTGCCCTAGCGATAGCCTTCGTTCGTGGCATTGCGAGACGCGAAACAAAAACGCTCGGAAACTTCTGGGTTGATCTGACACGTGGCATCCTCTGGGTGCTCGCGCCGATCTCGATTGTGCTGGCGCTTGCACTTGTTTCCCAGGGTGTTGTGCAGAACTTCCGCCCGTACGACAGGGCCAAGCTCGTCGAAACACAGAAAGCCACCGCAGCCGACGGCAAGATCACTGCCATCACCACACAGACGATCGCTCAGGGCCCTGTCGCTTCGCAGGAAGCGATCAAGATGCTGGGAACCAACGGTGGTGGCTTCTTCAATGCAAACAGTGCGCATCCGTTTGAGAACCCCACGCCCCTGAGCAACTTCTTGCAGATGCTGGCGATCTTCCTTCTTCCAGCAGGGCTCTGCATTACGCTTGGGCAAATGGTTGGCTCACCGAAACATGGGTGGGCGGTTCTCGCCGCGATGGTAGTGCTGTGGTTTGCAGGCACGTTCACTTGCTACTGGGCCGAGTCACATGCGACTCCCGCATTGCGCGGTACAGATGCGCGCGCTTCTCTGACTCAGAGCGGCGGCAACATGGAAGGTAAAGAAGTAAGGTTTGGCATTGCAAACTCTGCTCTCTTTGCAACTGTGACGACCGATGCAAGCTGCGGTGCCGTGAACAGCATGCACGACAGTTTCACGCCGCTCGGCGGCATGGTGCCCATGGTGAACATCCTGCTCGGTGAAGTCGTTTTCGGTGGAGTCGGCGCGGGGCTCTACGGCATGCTCGTCTTCGTCGTCATGGCTGTCTTCATCGCTGGGCTGATGGTGGGACGCACTCCAGAGTATCTCGGCAAGAAGGTTGAAGCTTTCGATGTGCAGATGGCGATGCTCTACCTACTGATCTTTCCAATGTTGATTCTCGGCTTCAGCGCGATCACCGTGCTGATGCCGAACCTCGGGCTTTCGAGCCTTGCAAATCACGGCCCTCACGGTCTTAGCGAGATCATGTACGCATACACCTCTGCGACCGGCAACAACGGCTCCGCATTCGCAGGCCTGAACGCGAATACTCACTGGTTCAACTACTCGCTCGGCATCGCGATGTTCTTTGGTCGCTTCATGATGATCGTGCCGATGATGGCGATCGCTGGCAGTCTGGCGGCGAAGAAGAGTGTGCCGGCGTCCGCCGGGACCTTCCCTGTTACCACATCGCTCTTCACGATGCTGCTCATCGGCGTCATCCTCATCGTTGGTGCGCTCACGTTCTTCCCTGCACTCTCGCTCGGCCCTGTGCTGGAGCACTTGCTGATGCGCGCAGGCCAAAGCTTCTAA